Genomic window (Roseateles sp. XES5):
GCGACTGTTCGCGCAGCAGGTGCTGCCGACATGGTCGCCTTGGAGGCTGCGGTTCAGAAGGCTGGGTATGAAATCCGCCGCTTGCATCAAGTTGCGGTTACCGACGACGCTGAAGATCGTCGTGGCGAAGAAATCAAAAAGCTGAAATCGCTTCTCATCTTCTCAGTGGCCCTGACCCTCCCATTGTTTCTGCTGGAGATGGGGTCCCACTTCATTCCCGGCGTTCACGAGTTGATCATGAACACCATTGGCATGCAGAACAATCTGTATCTGCAGTTTGCCTTGGCGAGTTTCGTGCTGTTTGGACCCGGACTGCGGTTTTTCCAAAAGGGCGTGCCGAACCTAATCCGTTGGACCCCGGACATGAACTCGCTGGTCGTTCTGGGGACAGCAGCGGCATGGCTCTACTCCGTTGTGGCCACCTTCTCTCCCAATCTGCTGCCAGCGGGTACGGCCAATGTCTATTACGAAGCTGCGGCGGTCATCGTTACCCTGATCCTGCTGGGTCGATTCCTGGAGGCCCGCGCCAAAGGTCAAACCAGCCAGGCAATTAAACGGTTGATCGGGCTGCAGGCAAAAACAGCCTTCGTTTCGCGTGACGGCGAATTCGTGGAGACCGAGATCACTGATGTTGTCGTCGGTGACGTCATCCGCATCCGGCCTGGTGAGAAAGTGCCCGTCGATGGTGTTGTCGTCGATGGGAGTTCCTATGTCGACGAGTCCATGATCACAGGCGAACCTGTACCGGTCGAGAAGACCACCGAAACTGGGGTGGTCGGAGGGACCATCAACAAGGCCGGCTCCTTCACTTTTAAAGCGACCAAGGTCGGCGGGGACACCCTTCTGGCGCAGATCATCAAAATGGTTGAAGCGGCACAAGGATCGAAGCTTCCGATTCAAGCTCTGGTCGACAAAGTGACCGGATGGTTCGTCCCCGCCGTCATTCTGGCGGCAGTTCTCACCTTTGCGGCATGGTATGTGCTCGGCCCCTCGCCTGCGTTGAGCTTTGCATTGGTGAACGCCGTCGCCGTGCTGATCATCGCCTGCCCGTGTGCCATGGGCCTCGCGACACCGACATCGATCATGGTCGGCACTGGGCGCGCTGCCGAGCTTGGAATTCTGTTCAGGAAGGGCGAAGCGCTTCAGAGCCTTCGTGAAGCCGATGTCGTCGCGCTCGATAAAACTGGTACGCTGACGAAGGGGCGACCGGAATTGACGGATCTGATCGTTCAAGATGGGTTCACCCGGCAGGAGGTTCTTGGGCTCATCGCCAGTCTCGAAGCCCTGTCTGAGCATCCGATTGCGGAAGCGATTGTGTCCGCGGCAAAGGAAGAAGGTATCGGCTCACAAACCGTATCTGCGTTCCAGGCTACCCCTGGGTTCGGAATTGAAGGCACGGTGAATGATCGCAAGGTCCTTGTTGGCGCGGATCGTGCTTTGCGGAAGGCGGGTGTCGATCTATCAGGCGTGAGCGACAAGGCTGCTACTTTGGGCGATGAAGGGAAATCTCCCCTGTACGCCGCCATCGACGGCAAGTTGGCTGCGGTCATTGCGGTGTCCGATCCCATCAAGGACACAACACCGGCTGCTATCAAGGCGCTGCATGCCTTGGGCTTGCAGGTCGCTATGATAACCGGCGACAACAAGCGCACCGCCAACGTCATCGCTCGCCAACTCGGCATCGACGAGGTGGTCGCCGAGGTCCTGCCCGAAGGAAAGGTAGATGCGGTCAAGCGCTTGCGCACCGGGAACCGCAAGATTGCCTTTATCGGCGACGGCATCAACGATGCTCCTGCTCTTACGGAGGCGGATGTTGGCCTGGCGGTCGGCACTGGCACCGACATCGCAATCGAGAGTGCGGACGTGGTGCTGATGTCTGGCGATCTGAACGGCGTGCCGAAAGCTATCGCTCTCAGCAAGGCAACGATCCGGAACATCAAGCAGAACCTGTTCTGGGCTTTCGCCTATAACGTCAGCTTGATCCCTGTCGCTGCGGGAGTGCTGTACCCGGTCAACGGCACGCTGATGTCGCCGATTTTCGCGGCTGCCGCTATGGCGATGTCCAGCGTCTTTGTCGTCGGCAACGCGCTGCGCCTTCGCTCGGTTAATCCGTAATTATAGGCTGTCCTATGGGCAGCCCTACTCAATAGGGAGACAAGAAATGAACATCGGAGAAGCGTCCAAGGCGAGCGGCGTCTCGTCCAAAATGATCCGCTACTACGAACAGATCAAACTCATCGCGCCTGCCCACCGCACGGAATCGAGCTATCGAACCTACAGCGAGAACGACATCCACACACTGAAGTTCATCCGCAGGTCCCGGGACCTGGGGTTCTCAGTTGAGCAGATGAAGACCCTCCTCACCCTCTGGCGCGATAAATCCCGCAGTAGCGCGGATGTCAAAGCCATCGCGCTTGAACATGTTGCCGAGCTTGAGAGGAAGGCTGCGGCTATCCAGGCGATGTCCAGAACACTCAAGCACCTGGCGCACAATTGCCATGGTGACGAGCGGCCCGACTGTCCGATCATCGACGAAATCGCCAAAGCCCCCGACAACGATCTTCCAGGAATCGACGCCAAGTTCGGTGTTCACGCGATTTGACGACCGGCATCCGAATGAAGGTTGTCGGCTCCTCAAAGGAGTCGCGCTACTTCGCGCGGAATTTCGAGTGGCACGACGTGCAGGTCTGCAACATCATATGGAATGCATGTTCCGCCGACATCGCGGATGCATCGATCTTTTTCCGGGAACCTAGAATGCCACCTTCCATAAGCTCCCCCTCGTTCATCCGCATATCGTCCGTCATGGCATTCGGGTGTTCGTCAGCAGCCTTGGCCAATACCTCTGCATAGGCCTTGAGATCGGCAGCCAGTTTTTCAAATCGATCATAATCGGTCGTAAGTGCCTCGGTTACTTTCGACCCTTCTGCGGCTCCGATCACGCCGAAATGATCGGTCAATCGCTGACCCGCCCGCTCGCTAACCGTGCTCGCCGCTTCTCCGAAGGTAGCCGACGAATACGTATCGGGTGCCTTGAACATCGCGGCAATGGTTTTCGCCGCCACCGCAATTTCCTTCATGTCCCGCTGGCGATTGACGACAACGCTGCCCACGTTGGCCGCGGCTTCAGCAAGCGTGACGCAGAGCACAAGCACAGCGACAGTCCCCAGACATCGCGACATGTGGCTCACTTTCGGGATGTGTTTTGCCATTTAAGCCTCTGCGCCAACGCTCAGGTATGTCGTGGATTGAATAAACCGGTGCGATAGCGGTTGCCATTCCGTTGAAAAAACGCTGGACTTGCTACCTCATCATCGCTGGGGAAACCTTGTCCAAGAGTTCACGTCCATTGCTAGCTGGCAGAGGCTTATGACCGAACTGCGTCATAGATGCAGGATCGCCCCAATTATAACCGAACAGTGGTAAATCACCTCGGAGTGCCCTGCGGCCAGACGGGGATGAAAGCGCAATATTCAAAAAACCTCTTGACCTTCCCACTGTTGGAAGGCGCAGGATGACCGTACGAGCGGCTGTGTTGACAGAGATCAATGTCAGCAGGGCTTGAACGAGTAACGTTCAATGTGGGCGAAGGCGAGTTGAGCAATGAGCTGGTGTGACAAGAGATCGGGCTTCTGGAGGGTTGTGGTAGCGCTAATCGCCGCCGCAATCTTCTCAAGCGCGCCTGTTTCGCACGCCGTCGCCCACACATGTTATAGCGCACAAAGTTCAGCCGTCGTGCATGAGCAGGATCACCACCGTGCGGCGAAGTCAAATGATGCGCTCAATGACAAGACTTGCTGCAGCTCCCCTTGCCCGGTCTGCCTTACGACGATTGCCGATTCAATCCCAGAGATAAGAGCGCCGTTTTCCGCTCGCCCACAAATACATTGGCTGGTGCGCCTTTCAGGGCATGTCCCCTCACCTGGGTTTGAACCCCCTCGATCTGTTGCCTGACGACCTCGTGCCCACGCGCGGCACAATCATCAACAACATGGTCGGCATGCCGACCGAGATCGAGAGAGACACCATGCATCGTCGACATTTTTTGAAAACGCTGGCCATCGGCGCAGCGGCAATTTCTCCACTGGGTGCCGCCGTCGCCCGAGCCAGCGCACCCGTGACCGACTTGATTATCGGAAAACGTGTGCTTGAAGTGAACGGTAAGCCTGCATCCGTGTTCGGGCTCACGAACCGCAACGGCGGAGCAGGACTCGTCCTGGACGCGGAAACACAGTTCAATGTCCGCCTCCTCAATGAAACAGCAGAGGAAACCTTGATCCACTGGCATGGGCTAACGCCTCCATGGAGTATGGATGGAGTTCCTGACAATCCTGCGGCGCTTTTGAACGCGAAAGAAACCAGACTGTACGATTTCCCCGTTGGCAACGGCGGCACCCACTGGATGCATGCCCACACCCTTCAGGAACAGAGCCTTTTGGCGGCACCTTTGATTGTACGTACCGCCGGAGATCGGGCAACTGACGAACAGGAAGTGGTGGTCCTCCTCCATGATTTTTCGTTCAGATCGCCCGAAGAGTTGCTGGCGGGCCTCCAGTCTGAAGGGTCTGCGCAGGGGATGTTGATGGACCATGGCGACATGTCGACCATCCTGACGAACAAGCATGCCGGTCACCAGATGCCGATGGATGGTGATGCAGCCACGGCGATGCCGACGATGGACATGCAGACCATGGACCTCAACGACATCGAATACGACGCCTATCTCGCCAACGACCGGACCCTTGATGATCCCGAGGTTGTTCAGGTGGAGAAGGGTGGCCGAGTCCGATTGCGCATCATCAATGGTGCCACAGCGACGGCCTTCACCATCGACACAGGCTCCGTCGACGGTGAGCTGATTGCAGTCGACGGAATAGATATCGTCCCAATCGTCGGACGTCGCTTCCCTGTTTCCATGGGCCAGCGCGTCGATATCAGAGTGAAACTGCCCGCCGGACCGGGCACTTTTCCCATTTTGGCCCTGCGCGAAGGAGCCAAGGAACGAACAGGCATCGTCCTTGCCACCGCCGACGCCCAAGTGGACAAAATCGATGCCCTGGGCACGGAAAAGGGTCCCGTCCTCGACCTCGCACTGGAGCAGCAGTTCCTGAGCCTGACGCCGCTGGCGGTCCGTCCTCCTGATCGTCAATACACTTTGATGCTCACTGGCGACATGGCGAAGTACACTTGGCGTATCGGAGAGACGGAGCCGCTGAGTGTCGCCAAGGGGCAGCGAGTACAGATATCGATGCACAACATGTCGATGATGGCTCACCCTATGCACCTGCATGGTCACCATTTCCAGGTCGTCGAGATCAACGGAAAGAAACTGACAGGCGCGGTGCGCGACACTGTGGTCCTTCCGCCCATGACCCAGGTTACCATCGCCTTCGATGCGATAAACCAGGGTCGCTGGCCGCTGCATTGCCACCACCTCTACCATATGGCGACGGGTATGATGTCGTTCATCACCTATGACGGCGCAATTTAACGGGAGGCTGACATGACGAGCGAACATCGTGGGCATGCCCACCATCGACACGAACATGGCCATGATCACTCATCGAACGTGGTTCCACTAAAGACTGCAACGTCCGTCGATGAAGTCGAGGGTGTCGTTTACACCTGCCCGATGCATCCCCAAGTTCGTCAGCCAGGGCCGGGAAACTGCCCAATCTGCGGCATGGCTCTGGAACCGGAAACACCGGAGGTCGCGACGGGCCCAAGCCCCGAACTGGCCGACATGACCCGCAGATTCTGGATCGGTTTAATCCTGTCTGTGCCGGTGCTTGTTTTGGAAATGGGCGGGCACCTGACGAACCTGCACATGGTGCTCGGGCCACAGACCTCGAACTGGGTCCAGCTGGTTTTGGCGACACCGGTGGTTCTTTGGGCCGGCTGGCCATTCTTTGAACGAGGCTGGCAGTCCATCATCACCCGCCACCTGAACATGTTTACGCTCATTGCGATGGGCACCGGCGTCGCCTGGATTTACAGCGTGGTCGCGACGATCATGCCGGGTATCTTCCCGGAAACATTTCGTTCCAGCGAGGGTGCAGTCGCCGTTTATTTCGAGGCGGCGGCGGTGATCACGGTTCTCGTGTTGCTTGGCCAGGTACTGGAGCTTCGGGCGCGGGAACAGACCGGGGGGGCTATACGTGCGCTTCTCGATCTGGCTCCAAAGACCGCAAGGCGCGTCAACGACGACGGTAGCGACGAGGATATTGGCCTCGACGCTGTATCGGTCGGAGACCGCCTGCGTGTTCGGCCGGGTGAAAAGATCCCGGTCGATGGTGCCCTGCTGGAAGGTCGCAGCTCCATCGACGAATCCATGATAACCGGCGAATCGATGCCGGTTACAAAGGAAGTTGGTTCAAAGCTGATCGGAGGCACGATGAACCAGACCGGTGGCTTCATCATGGAAGCCGGTAAGGTCGGCAAGGACACCATGCTTGCCCAGATCGTGAAAATGGTTGCAGAGGCTCAGCGTTCTCGGGCTCCTATCCAGCGTCTGGCAGACGAAGTTTCCGGGTGGTTCGTGCCGGTAGTCATCGCCGTGGCGATCATCTCCTTCTTTGTTTGGTTCTTTATTGGCCCTGAGCCGCGCTTCGCCCATGGGCTTGTTGCAGCTGTCGCAGTTTTGATTATCGCCTGCCCGTGCGCGCTCGGCCTCGCTACACCCATGTCGATTATGGTCGGCGTTGGCCGAGGTGCTGGGCTTGGTGTCCTCATCAAGAACGCGGAGGCACTTGAGCGGTTCGAAAAGGTCAATACGCTCGTAGTCGATAAAACCGGAACCCTAACCGAGGGTCGGCCAAAATTAACCGCTATCGTTCCGCGTGACGGTGTCTCCGAAACTGACCTGCTCCAGACGGCAGCGACGCTTGAAAGGTCGAGCGAACACCCGCTCGCCCTTGCTATTGTCAACGCGGCGACAGAACGCGGAATCGCCGTTGGGGATGCTCAGGACTTTGACAGCCCGGTGGGCAAGGGCGTGACGGGGGTCGTCAATGGCAAAAAGCTAATCCTCGGCAGCCACCGGATCATGGAAGAAAACAGTATCGACGTATCCTCGGTCACAGTTCACGCCGAAGAACTGCGAAACGAGGGCGCAACGGTCATCTTCATGGCTGCCGATGGGCATGTCGAGGGATTGTTTGCTATCGCCGACCCCGTGAAGGCGACAACCCCGGAAGCCGTCAAGGACCTTGTCGCGGAAGGGGTCAGGGTGGTGATGCTAACTGGCGACAACAAGACGACGGCGCTTGCGGTGGCACG
Coding sequences:
- a CDS encoding heavy metal translocating P-type ATPase, giving the protein MTAISKITPASPLPIATDFGIEGMTCASCVLRVEKAIAAVPGVASANVNLATERATVQFTGAADTQAVVSAIERAGYEPKLVVQEFGVEGMTCASCVARVERALKAVPGVVDATVNLATERATVRAAGAADMVALEAAVQKAGYEIRRLHQVAVTDDAEDRRGEEIKKLKSLLIFSVALTLPLFLLEMGSHFIPGVHELIMNTIGMQNNLYLQFALASFVLFGPGLRFFQKGVPNLIRWTPDMNSLVVLGTAAAWLYSVVATFSPNLLPAGTANVYYEAAAVIVTLILLGRFLEARAKGQTSQAIKRLIGLQAKTAFVSRDGEFVETEITDVVVGDVIRIRPGEKVPVDGVVVDGSSYVDESMITGEPVPVEKTTETGVVGGTINKAGSFTFKATKVGGDTLLAQIIKMVEAAQGSKLPIQALVDKVTGWFVPAVILAAVLTFAAWYVLGPSPALSFALVNAVAVLIIACPCAMGLATPTSIMVGTGRAAELGILFRKGEALQSLREADVVALDKTGTLTKGRPELTDLIVQDGFTRQEVLGLIASLEALSEHPIAEAIVSAAKEEGIGSQTVSAFQATPGFGIEGTVNDRKVLVGADRALRKAGVDLSGVSDKAATLGDEGKSPLYAAIDGKLAAVIAVSDPIKDTTPAAIKALHALGLQVAMITGDNKRTANVIARQLGIDEVVAEVLPEGKVDAVKRLRTGNRKIAFIGDGINDAPALTEADVGLAVGTGTDIAIESADVVLMSGDLNGVPKAIALSKATIRNIKQNLFWAFAYNVSLIPVAAGVLYPVNGTLMSPIFAAAAMAMSSVFVVGNALRLRSVNP
- the cueR gene encoding Cu(I)-responsive transcriptional regulator, which gives rise to MNIGEASKASGVSSKMIRYYEQIKLIAPAHRTESSYRTYSENDIHTLKFIRRSRDLGFSVEQMKTLLTLWRDKSRSSADVKAIALEHVAELERKAAAIQAMSRTLKHLAHNCHGDERPDCPIIDEIAKAPDNDLPGIDAKFGVHAI
- a CDS encoding cytochrome c, encoding MAKHIPKVSHMSRCLGTVAVLVLCVTLAEAAANVGSVVVNRQRDMKEIAVAAKTIAAMFKAPDTYSSATFGEAASTVSERAGQRLTDHFGVIGAAEGSKVTEALTTDYDRFEKLAADLKAYAEVLAKAADEHPNAMTDDMRMNEGELMEGGILGSRKKIDASAMSAEHAFHMMLQTCTSCHSKFRAK
- a CDS encoding multicopper oxidase family protein, which gives rise to MHRRHFLKTLAIGAAAISPLGAAVARASAPVTDLIIGKRVLEVNGKPASVFGLTNRNGGAGLVLDAETQFNVRLLNETAEETLIHWHGLTPPWSMDGVPDNPAALLNAKETRLYDFPVGNGGTHWMHAHTLQEQSLLAAPLIVRTAGDRATDEQEVVVLLHDFSFRSPEELLAGLQSEGSAQGMLMDHGDMSTILTNKHAGHQMPMDGDAATAMPTMDMQTMDLNDIEYDAYLANDRTLDDPEVVQVEKGGRVRLRIINGATATAFTIDTGSVDGELIAVDGIDIVPIVGRRFPVSMGQRVDIRVKLPAGPGTFPILALREGAKERTGIVLATADAQVDKIDALGTEKGPVLDLALEQQFLSLTPLAVRPPDRQYTLMLTGDMAKYTWRIGETEPLSVAKGQRVQISMHNMSMMAHPMHLHGHHFQVVEINGKKLTGAVRDTVVLPPMTQVTIAFDAINQGRWPLHCHHLYHMATGMMSFITYDGAI
- a CDS encoding copper-translocating P-type ATPase: MTSEHRGHAHHRHEHGHDHSSNVVPLKTATSVDEVEGVVYTCPMHPQVRQPGPGNCPICGMALEPETPEVATGPSPELADMTRRFWIGLILSVPVLVLEMGGHLTNLHMVLGPQTSNWVQLVLATPVVLWAGWPFFERGWQSIITRHLNMFTLIAMGTGVAWIYSVVATIMPGIFPETFRSSEGAVAVYFEAAAVITVLVLLGQVLELRAREQTGGAIRALLDLAPKTARRVNDDGSDEDIGLDAVSVGDRLRVRPGEKIPVDGALLEGRSSIDESMITGESMPVTKEVGSKLIGGTMNQTGGFIMEAGKVGKDTMLAQIVKMVAEAQRSRAPIQRLADEVSGWFVPVVIAVAIISFFVWFFIGPEPRFAHGLVAAVAVLIIACPCALGLATPMSIMVGVGRGAGLGVLIKNAEALERFEKVNTLVVDKTGTLTEGRPKLTAIVPRDGVSETDLLQTAATLERSSEHPLALAIVNAATERGIAVGDAQDFDSPVGKGVTGVVNGKKLILGSHRIMEENSIDVSSVTVHAEELRNEGATVIFMAADGHVEGLFAIADPVKATTPEAVKDLVAEGVRVVMLTGDNKTTALAVARRLGISEVEAEVLPEDKSKIVSRLRSEGKIVAMAGDGVNDAPALAAADVGIAMGTGTDVAIESAGVTLLKGDLQGIVRARQLSRATMANIRQNLFFAFIYNAAGVPVAAGILYPSFGLLLSPIIAAAAMALSSVSVIGNSLRLRSAAL